The following proteins come from a genomic window of Hymenobacter canadensis:
- a CDS encoding DUF3808 domain-containing protein, producing MVFLAEVLRGARTDSLRLFWLLALAFAPLRAALSTPQRETARPPETSSLTAVQARAYAEVLKMRPAAARAQLKDASAGTLLVLDAAAITELLVTQDAGLYEATVAGQNKRLAQLEKTLERGALPEYARAEIRLHQAAAQVVFGHEVQGAWSLRQAYQQMAAVVQRYPAYLPARKTLGLMQFFIGSLPEGYRWFLKLLGLPGSVEGGLSNLRAAARQPNDFQPEARILLALVEETYYKKPDEGLQLIHQLHQQQPDNLLYAYLLVSLHKKQHHTEAALAAYRARPTGAGYVALPYLRHMAADLLLYQGEYAASRRENELFLQQYKGQHYRKDAWFKLYLAAWLSGDAPAAERYRRQIDAGGRTVVEEDTYAQRFVEGRLPLNPLLTRARLQIDGGYYREALATLAGFRSTAATPLRDRLEDPYRRARAWHLLGRPDSARLLYARTIALAGNAPYYFAPQAALQLGYLYQLEGQRNTARVYFRKALSYPKHEYKNSTDTKAKLALKELE from the coding sequence ATGGTTTTTCTCGCTGAGGTTCTCCGAGGGGCACGCACAGATTCGCTGAGGCTGTTCTGGCTGTTGGCGCTGGCCTTCGCGCCCCTCCGCGCAGCCCTCAGCACACCACAGCGGGAGACAGCGCGCCCACCCGAAACCAGCAGCCTCACGGCGGTACAGGCCCGCGCCTACGCCGAGGTGCTGAAAATGCGCCCCGCCGCCGCCCGGGCCCAGCTGAAGGATGCTTCGGCCGGCACGCTGCTGGTGCTGGATGCGGCGGCCATTACGGAGCTGCTCGTCACGCAGGATGCCGGCCTGTACGAGGCCACCGTGGCGGGCCAGAACAAGCGCCTCGCGCAGCTGGAAAAAACGTTGGAGCGTGGCGCGCTGCCCGAATATGCCCGCGCCGAAATCCGGCTGCACCAGGCGGCGGCGCAGGTGGTGTTCGGGCACGAGGTGCAGGGCGCCTGGAGCTTGCGGCAGGCCTACCAGCAGATGGCGGCCGTGGTGCAGCGCTACCCTGCCTACCTGCCGGCCCGCAAAACGCTGGGGCTGATGCAGTTCTTTATTGGCTCGCTGCCGGAAGGCTACCGCTGGTTTCTGAAGCTACTGGGGCTGCCCGGCAGCGTGGAAGGCGGCCTGAGCAACCTGCGCGCCGCCGCCCGCCAGCCCAACGACTTCCAGCCCGAAGCCCGGATTCTGCTGGCGTTGGTGGAGGAAACCTACTATAAGAAGCCCGACGAAGGCCTGCAGCTCATCCACCAGCTGCACCAGCAGCAACCCGACAACCTGCTCTACGCCTACCTGCTCGTCAGCCTGCATAAAAAGCAGCACCACACCGAGGCCGCGCTGGCCGCCTACCGCGCCCGCCCCACCGGCGCGGGCTACGTAGCCCTGCCCTACCTGCGCCACATGGCCGCCGACCTGCTGCTCTACCAGGGCGAGTATGCCGCTTCCCGCCGAGAAAACGAGCTGTTTCTGCAGCAGTACAAAGGCCAGCACTACCGCAAAGACGCTTGGTTCAAGCTCTACCTGGCCGCCTGGCTGAGCGGCGATGCGCCGGCCGCGGAGCGCTACCGCCGGCAGATTGACGCGGGCGGCCGCACCGTGGTGGAGGAAGACACCTACGCCCAGCGCTTTGTGGAGGGCCGGCTGCCGCTCAACCCGCTGCTCACCCGGGCCCGCCTGCAGATTGACGGCGGCTACTACCGCGAGGCCCTGGCCACGCTGGCCGGGTTCCGCAGTACCGCCGCCACGCCTCTGCGCGACCGGCTGGAAGACCCCTACCGCCGGGCCCGCGCCTGGCACCTGCTCGGCCGCCCCGACTCGGCGCGGCTGCTCTACGCCCGCACCATTGCGCTGGCCGGCAACGCGCCCTACTACTTCGCGCCCCAGGCGGCGCTACAGCTCGGCTACCTGTATCAGCTGGAAGGCCAGCGCAACACGGCCCGCGTGTATTTCCGCAAGGCCCTGAGCTACCCGAAGCATGAGTACAAGAACAGCACCGACACCAAGGCCAAGCTGGCGCTGAAGGAGCTGGAATAA
- a CDS encoding anthranilate synthase component I family protein, protein MLSIPLTELPADFRARALRWAAQFPHCAYFEPNGQAYPEGPFDQLLGVAPAAPDAPRTLDELRQWLPRPQDGAPRLGFLTYDLKNEIEDLHSNNPSGLSWPPLHFFYPQTWLIWRPDTLELHGHTHGVLEAILVTELPNWPAPAVPAFTPRMPKTDYLRAVEAVREDILNGEVYELNLCQEFYAEGVQLDPVDVFLRLNAASPAPFAGFFRHENHFLLCASPERFLAHSAPVIVSQPIKGTIRRGNTPAEDEQQRLTLLHDEKERAENLMIVDLVRNDLARVAETGTVQVPELFGLYPFRHVWQMISTVTAELRPGVDLPDVLRATFPMGSMTGAPKIRAMQLIEHYETARRGLYSGSIGYAWPDGAFEFNVVIRSLQYRPDTGYLSFQVGSAITYDSDPEREYAECLLKARAILDVLGAVVAE, encoded by the coding sequence GTGCTGTCTATTCCCCTTACTGAGCTTCCAGCTGATTTCCGGGCCCGCGCCCTGCGCTGGGCCGCGCAGTTTCCGCACTGTGCCTACTTCGAGCCCAACGGCCAGGCCTACCCCGAAGGCCCCTTCGACCAGCTGCTGGGCGTAGCGCCCGCCGCGCCCGATGCGCCCCGCACCCTGGACGAGCTGCGCCAATGGCTGCCGCGCCCCCAGGATGGCGCCCCGCGCCTGGGATTCCTCACCTACGACCTCAAAAACGAAATCGAAGACCTGCACAGCAACAATCCATCAGGCCTCAGCTGGCCGCCGCTGCACTTCTTCTACCCGCAAACCTGGCTGATCTGGCGGCCGGATACACTGGAACTGCACGGCCACACGCACGGCGTGCTGGAAGCTATTCTGGTTACGGAGCTACCGAATTGGCCTGCGCCCGCCGTGCCCGCTTTCACGCCCCGCATGCCCAAGACCGACTACCTGCGGGCCGTGGAAGCCGTGCGCGAAGACATTCTCAACGGTGAAGTGTATGAGCTGAACCTGTGCCAAGAGTTCTACGCCGAAGGCGTGCAGCTGGACCCGGTGGATGTGTTTTTGCGCCTCAACGCGGCCTCGCCGGCACCGTTTGCGGGTTTCTTCCGGCACGAAAACCACTTTCTGCTGTGCGCCTCGCCCGAGCGGTTTCTGGCCCACTCCGCGCCGGTTATCGTCTCCCAGCCCATCAAAGGCACCATCCGGCGCGGCAACACGCCCGCCGAAGACGAGCAGCAGCGCCTTACGCTGCTCCACGACGAAAAAGAGCGCGCCGAAAACCTGATGATCGTGGACCTGGTGCGCAACGACCTGGCCCGCGTGGCGGAAACCGGCACCGTGCAGGTGCCCGAGCTGTTCGGCCTCTACCCGTTCCGGCACGTCTGGCAGATGATTTCGACGGTTACCGCCGAACTGCGCCCAGGCGTGGACCTCCCAGACGTGCTGCGCGCCACCTTCCCGATGGGTTCGATGACCGGCGCGCCGAAAATCCGGGCCATGCAGCTCATCGAGCACTACGAAACCGCCCGGCGCGGTCTCTACAGCGGCAGCATCGGCTACGCCTGGCCCGACGGCGCGTTCGAGTTCAACGTCGTCATCCGCAGCCTGCAATACCGTCCCGACACCGGCTACCTCAGCTTCCAGGTCGGCTCAGCCATCACCTACGACTCCGACCCGGAGCGCGAGTACGCGGAGTGCCTGCTCAAAGCCCGCGCCATCCTGGACGTGCTGGGCGCGGTGGTAGCGGAGTAG
- a CDS encoding chloramphenicol acetyltransferase, which yields MKQLINQATWNRREHFAFFSQFEEPFFGLVAPVNCTGAQAEAKRLGVSFFLYYLHHAAQAANAVPEFRTRIEDGQVYQYEAVHVSATLGRPDHTFSFSFIEQNPDLATFIASAQAEIAAVQASTGLRLSGTTARADVLHCSAIPWVRFSGLTHARSFSHPDSCPKISFGQLYEENGATYMSVSVNVHHALADGYHVGLFLQEFERRLGGLVG from the coding sequence ATGAAACAGCTGATCAACCAGGCCACTTGGAACCGCCGCGAGCATTTTGCCTTCTTCTCCCAGTTTGAGGAGCCGTTTTTTGGACTGGTAGCCCCCGTGAACTGCACCGGCGCCCAGGCGGAGGCCAAGCGGCTGGGCGTGTCGTTTTTCCTGTACTACCTGCACCACGCCGCGCAGGCGGCTAATGCCGTGCCCGAGTTCCGCACCCGCATCGAAGACGGGCAGGTGTACCAGTATGAGGCGGTGCACGTTTCGGCCACCCTCGGCCGCCCCGACCACACGTTTTCCTTCTCCTTCATCGAACAGAACCCCGACCTGGCCACGTTTATAGCCTCAGCCCAGGCGGAAATAGCCGCCGTGCAGGCTAGCACCGGCTTGCGCCTGAGCGGCACCACCGCCCGCGCAGACGTGCTGCATTGCTCGGCCATTCCGTGGGTGCGCTTCAGCGGCCTCACCCACGCCCGCAGCTTCTCGCACCCCGACAGCTGCCCCAAAATCTCCTTCGGCCAGCTCTATGAGGAAAACGGTGCCACCTACATGTCGGTCTCGGTGAACGTGCACCACGCCCTGGCCGACGGCTACCACGTCGGGCTGTTCCTGCAGGAGTTCGAGCGGCGGTTGGGTGGGTTGGTGGGGTAG
- a CDS encoding HAD family hydrolase: protein MAAPLLIAFDADDTLWPNQPHFDQVEARLFEIMAHCGDAAHISRHLNDVQRRNMQLFGYGAKSFMLSMIETAIQLTNGNVRGSDIQEILDMGKDLLRYPIEPLPGVVEVVTELRQRGHRLLVLTKGDLFDQESKIARSGLGDLFDHVEVVSEKNEATYQRLLTRYSASADKFVMIGNSLKSDILPVARLGLRAVHVPYHANWIFEHVEPEQLAGLAFHTVQDVREVLAYLDLG, encoded by the coding sequence ATGGCCGCTCCCTTGCTCATTGCCTTCGACGCCGACGACACGCTCTGGCCCAACCAGCCCCACTTCGACCAGGTGGAAGCCCGACTGTTCGAAATTATGGCCCACTGCGGCGACGCCGCGCACATCAGCCGGCACCTCAACGACGTGCAGCGCCGCAACATGCAGCTGTTCGGCTACGGCGCCAAGTCGTTTATGCTCTCTATGATTGAAACCGCCATCCAGCTCACCAACGGCAACGTGCGCGGCTCCGATATTCAGGAAATTCTCGACATGGGCAAGGACCTGCTGCGCTACCCCATCGAGCCCCTGCCCGGCGTGGTGGAGGTGGTAACGGAGCTGCGCCAGCGCGGCCACCGCCTGCTGGTGCTCACCAAAGGCGACCTGTTCGACCAGGAAAGCAAGATTGCCCGCTCCGGCCTCGGCGACCTGTTCGACCACGTGGAGGTGGTCAGCGAGAAAAACGAAGCCACCTACCAGCGCCTGCTAACCCGCTATAGCGCCTCCGCCGACAAATTTGTGATGATCGGCAACTCCCTGAAATCCGACATCCTGCCTGTAGCGCGGCTGGGCCTGCGCGCCGTGCACGTCCCCTATCACGCCAACTGGATTTTCGAGCACGTGGAGCCAGAGCAGCTGGCTGGCCTGGCGTTTCACACCGTGCAGGACGTACGCGAGGTGCTGGCGTATCTGGATCTGGGGTGA
- the miaB gene encoding tRNA (N6-isopentenyl adenosine(37)-C2)-methylthiotransferase MiaB: MSQPLITLDFLDTPTLPTPAVDATTHAHEPSGEVRVSAATRTGQGRKLYIESYGCQMNFSDSEIVSSILFEQGFDTTDDLASADLVLLNTCSIREKAEQTVRMRLSQINSYKKRRPGMLVGVLGCMAERLKSKFLEEEKLVDLVVGPDAYRDLPQLIQQVDGGQKAVNVLLSREETYADITPVRLNSNGITAFISIMRGCDNMCSFCVVPFTRGRERSRDAHSIVREAHDLVAAGYKEVTLLGQNVDSYKWASEDGQEHVNFAQLLERVALVSPELRVRFSTSHPKDITDEVLHTMARYDNICKYIHLPAQSGNSRVLALMNRTYDRPWYEERVQAIRRILGDDCAISTDMIAGFCSETEEEHQDTLSLIDWVQYDMAFMFFYSERPGTLAARKLQDDVPLDVKKRRLQEIIDLQQKSSAARNQKAVGKMHRVLVENFSKRSDEHLSGRNSQNQVVIFPKKHYQKGDYVNVFVHTGTGGSLLGDSVD, encoded by the coding sequence ATGTCCCAACCGCTGATTACGCTCGACTTTCTCGACACGCCTACCCTGCCCACGCCCGCCGTGGATGCCACCACCCATGCCCACGAGCCCTCCGGCGAGGTGCGCGTGAGTGCGGCCACCCGCACCGGCCAGGGCCGCAAGCTCTACATCGAGAGCTACGGCTGCCAGATGAACTTTTCGGACTCGGAAATCGTGTCCAGCATCCTGTTTGAGCAGGGTTTCGATACCACCGACGACCTGGCCAGCGCCGACCTCGTGCTGCTCAACACCTGCTCCATCCGCGAGAAGGCCGAGCAGACCGTGCGCATGCGCCTCTCCCAGATCAACAGCTACAAAAAGCGCCGGCCCGGGATGCTGGTGGGCGTACTGGGCTGCATGGCCGAGCGCCTGAAAAGTAAGTTTCTGGAAGAGGAAAAGCTGGTGGACCTGGTAGTGGGCCCCGACGCCTACCGCGACCTGCCCCAGCTTATTCAGCAGGTAGACGGCGGCCAGAAAGCCGTGAACGTGCTGCTGAGCCGCGAGGAAACCTACGCTGACATCACGCCGGTACGCCTGAACTCCAACGGCATCACGGCCTTCATCAGCATCATGCGCGGCTGCGACAACATGTGCTCGTTCTGCGTGGTGCCCTTCACCCGCGGCCGCGAGCGGAGCCGCGACGCCCACAGCATCGTGCGCGAGGCCCATGATTTGGTAGCTGCTGGCTACAAGGAAGTTACCCTGCTCGGTCAGAACGTGGACTCCTATAAGTGGGCCAGCGAAGACGGCCAGGAGCACGTCAACTTTGCGCAGCTGCTGGAGCGCGTGGCCCTAGTGAGCCCGGAGCTGCGGGTGCGCTTCTCCACCTCGCACCCCAAGGACATTACGGATGAAGTGCTGCACACTATGGCGCGCTACGACAACATCTGCAAATACATCCATCTGCCGGCCCAGAGCGGCAACTCGCGCGTGCTGGCTTTGATGAACCGCACCTACGACCGGCCCTGGTACGAGGAACGCGTGCAGGCCATCCGCCGCATCCTCGGCGACGACTGCGCCATCAGCACCGACATGATTGCGGGATTCTGCTCGGAAACCGAGGAAGAGCACCAGGACACGCTCAGCCTCATCGACTGGGTGCAGTACGACATGGCCTTCATGTTCTTCTACTCGGAGCGCCCCGGCACGCTGGCCGCCCGCAAGCTCCAGGACGATGTGCCGCTGGACGTGAAAAAGCGCCGTCTGCAGGAAATCATTGATTTGCAGCAGAAAAGCAGCGCCGCCCGCAACCAGAAGGCCGTTGGCAAAATGCACCGGGTGCTGGTCGAGAATTTCTCCAAGCGCAGCGACGAGCACCTCAGCGGCCGCAACAGCCAGAACCAGGTCGTCATATTCCCCAAAAAGCACTACCAGAAAGGTGACTACGTGAACGTATTCGTGCACACCGGCACCGGCGGATCGCTCTTGGGGGATTCGGTAGACTAG
- a CDS encoding sigma-54 interaction domain-containing protein — protein sequence MTPSEIQSIKQRFGIIGNAPSLNYAIQVATQVAPTDMTVLITGESGSGKESFSKIIHALSPRKHGQFIAINCGAIPEGTIDSELFGHEKGSFTGAQEARKGYFEVTNGGTIFLDEIGEMPLGTQARLLRVLENGEFIRVGSSKVQKTDVRVVAATNVNLLDAVREGRFREDLYYRLNTVPITVPPLRERGDDIYLLFRKFTTDFSDRYRVKPITLTPEAVQELQRFRFPGNIRQLKNVAEQLSVLETDREIDMRRLRQYLPAEQASQLPMLLHAAGPDAAGSGYSERDLLYKVLFDMRRDMTDLKKLVLEMAAGQRPQDSQELLRQNSHLFTNLNAAPYDGGARPLRQPSPDGGATEYILTPGQLDDATDYEDEVQRVEDIPHETEEETLSLEAKEKEMILKALKKHHNKRKYAAHDLGISERTLYRKLKQYDLENA from the coding sequence TTGACACCTTCCGAAATACAAAGCATCAAACAACGGTTCGGCATCATCGGCAATGCGCCGTCGCTGAACTACGCCATTCAGGTGGCCACGCAGGTAGCGCCCACCGACATGACGGTGCTGATAACGGGCGAAAGCGGCTCCGGTAAAGAGTCGTTTTCCAAGATTATCCATGCCCTGTCGCCGCGCAAGCACGGGCAGTTCATTGCCATCAACTGCGGCGCCATCCCAGAAGGGACCATCGACTCGGAGCTGTTTGGGCACGAAAAGGGCTCGTTTACCGGCGCCCAAGAAGCCCGCAAAGGCTACTTTGAGGTGACCAACGGCGGCACTATTTTCCTCGATGAGATTGGCGAGATGCCGCTCGGCACCCAGGCCCGGCTGCTGCGCGTGCTCGAAAACGGCGAGTTTATCCGGGTAGGCAGCAGCAAGGTGCAGAAGACCGATGTGCGGGTAGTGGCCGCCACCAACGTGAATCTGCTCGACGCCGTGCGTGAAGGCCGCTTCCGCGAAGACCTCTACTATCGCCTGAATACGGTGCCGATTACGGTTCCACCATTGCGTGAGCGGGGCGATGATATCTACTTATTGTTCAGAAAGTTTACTACTGATTTTTCTGACCGTTACCGCGTCAAGCCGATTACGCTAACGCCCGAGGCGGTGCAGGAATTGCAGCGGTTTCGCTTCCCCGGCAACATCCGCCAGCTCAAGAACGTGGCCGAGCAGCTGTCGGTGCTGGAGACGGACCGCGAGATTGATATGCGCCGCCTGCGCCAGTACCTGCCCGCCGAGCAGGCCAGCCAGCTGCCCATGCTATTGCACGCCGCCGGCCCCGACGCGGCCGGCAGCGGCTACTCGGAGCGCGACCTGCTCTACAAGGTGCTCTTCGACATGCGCCGCGACATGACCGACCTCAAGAAGCTGGTGCTGGAAATGGCCGCCGGCCAGCGCCCGCAGGACTCGCAGGAATTGCTGCGCCAGAACAGCCACCTGTTCACCAACCTCAACGCCGCCCCCTACGACGGCGGCGCCCGCCCCCTGCGGCAGCCCTCACCCGATGGCGGCGCCACTGAGTACATCCTCACCCCCGGTCAGCTTGATGACGCCACCGACTACGAGGACGAGGTGCAGCGGGTAGAGGACATTCCGCACGAAACGGAGGAAGAAACCCTCTCGCTGGAAGCCAAGGAGAAGGAAATGATTCTCAAAGCCCTGAAAAAGCACCACAACAAGCGCAAATACGCCGCCCACGACCTGGGCATCTCGGAGCGCACTCTCTACCGCAAACTCAAGCAGTATGATCTGGAAAACGCGTAG